One genomic window of Pseudomonadota bacterium includes the following:
- a CDS encoding glycosyltransferase family 2 protein, with product MNEELLHILILTYNRAHKLNETLFALAKSQLNVFRLTILDNNSTDNTQFICEQHSRNFLQLEYIKHDYNIGAGANVLRAFECARGQYFWILCDDDQYNLSDISDVLLAINMAECDAIFVGKTDRFSWPRGRRVNIRDHAFVYSDFFTAANFLPALIIKREVLSSSIISSAYRNIHTHFPQFVISKYLFDNNKRMWISNSPIVIRGEPEELVLPPLSWLRGWVFLTGQLRPRTLAYKAFHAYYLRGFLPKLIAHDIVMQKIDYSQPVLGALADMFIHGTARLRISILLCMPIALLPASIWNQLRVLYRKIKYGLMKKPKPEGYKIIKHDDPSRY from the coding sequence ATGAATGAAGAACTGTTACATATTTTAATTCTTACTTACAACCGTGCTCATAAATTGAACGAGACGTTGTTTGCACTTGCTAAAAGTCAGCTTAATGTATTTCGCCTGACAATATTAGACAATAACTCTACAGACAATACCCAGTTTATTTGTGAACAACATAGCCGAAATTTTTTGCAATTAGAATACATAAAACATGACTATAATATTGGCGCCGGCGCAAATGTGCTAAGAGCGTTTGAATGCGCCCGTGGGCAGTACTTTTGGATTCTATGTGACGATGATCAATATAACCTATCTGATATCAGTGACGTACTGTTGGCTATCAATATGGCTGAGTGTGATGCAATATTTGTTGGAAAGACAGATCGATTTTCATGGCCACGGGGTAGGCGTGTAAACATCCGCGATCATGCGTTTGTTTATAGCGACTTTTTTACTGCCGCCAATTTCTTGCCTGCGCTTATAATAAAAAGAGAAGTTTTATCATCATCAATCATTTCCAGTGCATATCGAAACATACATACACATTTTCCACAGTTCGTCATTTCGAAATATTTGTTCGATAACAATAAGAGAATGTGGATATCGAATTCTCCTATCGTGATACGGGGCGAGCCAGAAGAACTTGTCTTGCCGCCTTTAAGTTGGTTAAGAGGATGGGTTTTTCTGACAGGTCAGTTGCGTCCAAGAACGCTCGCTTATAAAGCATTTCACGCATACTATCTGCGGGGATTTTTACCTAAGCTGATCGCTCATGATATTGTCATGCAGAAAATTGACTATTCACAGCCTGTTTTGGGTGCATTAGCAGACATGTTTATACATGGTACAGCACGTTTACGTATTTCAATTCTCCTATGCATGCCAATTGCGCTGCTCCCAGCCTCAATATGGAATCAACTGCGAGTCTTGTATCGAAAAATAAAATACGGTTTGATGAAGAAACCGAAGCCTGAAGGATATAAAATTATTAAACATGATGACCCCTCTCGGTATTAG
- a CDS encoding glycosyltransferase family 9 protein: protein MPKTLIIRTDHLGDLILTTPLMRALHRANYQVDIIARSSNLPILLNNPYVSAYYSIESIAPEFPKKWLLLSKWISSHGYDILILPYSKPKELLFASLFSNVKKRIVMTGGIWGRITLHRCLRSRLLTDPRHMADVLLDFARHLKSKPDGIAPDIFFSDGEKDWAREQITRRFDGDWIVGIHPGSAGNACNLPAKEYGKIAQYILENTQWGIIVTGGKNENSLIHDWPDFVLNHSRCWLTFGLFSLRQLTSIISFLDVYICPTTGPLHIAAGTKTITLSPFCPIPYRGKTVWGNSGSTSYFIEGDPSLCKVYKEGYTHNCDFHGRITGEMIFEELKRISIRKKRRDI from the coding sequence ATGCCAAAGACACTAATTATTCGCACCGACCATTTGGGCGATCTTATCCTTACAACACCCCTCATGCGCGCTTTACACAGAGCAAATTATCAAGTTGATATTATTGCGCGATCTTCAAATCTTCCGATTTTACTAAATAATCCATATGTTTCAGCTTACTACAGCATTGAATCAATAGCGCCTGAATTTCCCAAGAAATGGTTATTGTTATCAAAATGGATCTCAAGTCATGGATACGATATTCTTATACTCCCATATTCCAAGCCTAAAGAATTATTATTTGCTTCTTTGTTCTCAAATGTAAAAAAAAGAATCGTCATGACGGGTGGAATATGGGGAAGAATAACGCTTCACCGTTGTTTACGTTCCAGATTATTAACGGATCCTCGTCACATGGCGGATGTTCTCTTGGATTTTGCTAGACATTTAAAATCAAAACCGGACGGAATAGCCCCTGATATTTTCTTTTCGGATGGGGAAAAAGACTGGGCAAGAGAACAAATCACAAGAAGATTTGATGGCGATTGGATAGTTGGCATTCATCCTGGATCTGCAGGAAATGCCTGCAACCTGCCAGCAAAGGAATACGGGAAAATTGCTCAATATATTCTCGAAAATACACAATGGGGGATTATAGTGACAGGCGGTAAAAACGAAAACAGTCTCATACATGATTGGCCGGATTTCGTTCTCAATCATTCAAGATGCTGGCTGACATTCGGCCTTTTTTCTTTGCGCCAGTTAACGTCTATAATTTCTTTTTTAGATGTATATATCTGTCCGACCACAGGACCTCTCCATATTGCAGCCGGCACAAAGACAATAACTCTTTCTCCCTTTTGTCCAATCCCCTACCGAGGGAAAACCGTGTGGGGCAATTCGGGTTCCACAAGCTATTTTATCGAAGGAGATCCAAGTCTTTGCAAGGTTTATAAGGAAGGTTATACGCACAATTGCGACTTTCATGGGCGCATTACCGGTGAAATGATTTTTGAAGAATTGAAAAGAATTTCGATACGCAAGAAGCGTCGTGATATATGA
- a CDS encoding FkbM family methyltransferase, translating into MKFDTLVNNVRKACGYQFPRLGKFGFNLFFKFVPSRIKCELFQGIWINFNFKDSTQRATFWQGQRFEFPTAAVLKDWGGGKRFFDIGANYGFYSFLMLHQLRDVTVYAFEPNHITFRHLESTKSVNSLDRLNIFNCGLGSKREYLELHPGVDDSGHSTFLNHPEFACLSLGKIPITTFDSWTQDLDISYPYKPEWIAKIDVEGMELSVLKGMERALTSKSFKGICIEVCEHTLALNGNQPEDIFQFLDKFGYHPITREKLITKFGRISTMNVFFVPT; encoded by the coding sequence ATGAAATTTGACACGTTAGTTAACAATGTCAGGAAGGCATGTGGCTATCAATTCCCAAGACTTGGGAAATTTGGGTTCAATTTATTTTTCAAGTTTGTACCATCGCGCATAAAATGCGAATTATTTCAAGGAATCTGGATAAATTTTAATTTCAAAGATTCAACACAACGTGCAACATTTTGGCAAGGTCAAAGGTTTGAATTCCCCACAGCGGCGGTCTTGAAGGATTGGGGAGGGGGGAAGCGCTTTTTTGATATTGGTGCCAATTATGGATTTTACAGTTTTCTTATGTTGCATCAGTTAAGGGATGTAACGGTCTATGCCTTTGAGCCAAATCATATAACATTTAGGCATCTTGAGTCAACGAAATCAGTAAATAGCCTAGATAGGCTGAATATCTTTAATTGCGGACTAGGATCAAAAAGGGAATATTTGGAATTACACCCGGGGGTTGACGACTCGGGTCACTCGACCTTTCTAAATCATCCAGAATTTGCTTGTCTTTCGCTCGGGAAAATACCGATTACGACTTTTGATTCATGGACGCAAGATCTCGATATAAGTTATCCATATAAACCTGAATGGATAGCAAAAATCGATGTTGAAGGTATGGAGCTATCGGTGCTTAAAGGTATGGAAAGAGCGTTAACGAGCAAATCTTTTAAAGGCATCTGTATAGAGGTTTGCGAACACACCTTGGCGCTAAATGGTAATCAGCCTGAAGATATATTTCAGTTTCTGGATAAATTTGGATACCATCCAATAACTCGAGAAAAACTGATAACAAAATTCGGGAGAATTTCGACAATGAATGTCTTTTTTGTGCCAACGTGA
- a CDS encoding FkbM family methyltransferase — translation MPFFQLLKYFFDTSYATKAKKKVENISKENDFYKIYFNDIDKPLFFPSEFGLKSLEQVIVELFYPDNWHYYELPRTKVEVNDVVVDCGAAEGLFSLLVSERCKRIYLIEPHPMFIQALQKTFERSNNVELLQYALSKNESIAHLTSCGISSKLSSEIDGIEVKVTTLDKLFFEENIPVSYLKIDLEGHDFDALVGAEKLIKQNKPKIAVTTYHQIDHAKIIVSFLKTIDPSYKILVKGIYQESGSPIMLHAWV, via the coding sequence GTGCCTTTCTTCCAGTTACTTAAGTATTTTTTTGATACCTCATACGCAACAAAGGCTAAGAAAAAGGTTGAAAATATTTCAAAAGAGAATGATTTTTACAAAATCTACTTTAATGACATCGATAAGCCTTTGTTTTTCCCTTCTGAGTTTGGATTAAAATCTCTTGAGCAGGTAATTGTAGAATTATTTTATCCTGACAACTGGCATTATTATGAATTGCCACGGACAAAAGTAGAGGTAAATGATGTTGTCGTTGATTGTGGTGCAGCTGAAGGATTATTCAGCCTTCTTGTTTCCGAAAGGTGCAAGAGGATATATTTAATTGAACCACACCCGATGTTTATACAGGCTCTTCAGAAAACCTTTGAGAGATCAAATAATGTTGAATTACTGCAATATGCGTTATCGAAAAATGAATCTATCGCACATTTAACAAGTTGTGGCATATCATCAAAATTAAGTAGCGAAATTGATGGAATTGAAGTTAAAGTCACAACGCTTGATAAACTGTTTTTTGAAGAGAATATCCCCGTTTCGTATCTGAAGATCGATCTGGAAGGCCATGATTTTGATGCCTTAGTAGGTGCAGAAAAACTTATAAAACAAAATAAACCTAAAATTGCAGTCACAACGTATCATCAAATTGATCATGCAAAAATAATCGTGTCCTTTTTAAAGACAATAGACCCTTCCTATAAAATACTTGTAAAAGGAATTTATCAAGAGTCAGGTTCTCCTATAATGCTTCATGCTTGGGTATGA
- a CDS encoding glycosyltransferase family 9 protein has translation MDPNLFTFKNNFYAIRILDGLIKAFIYLANKLGLNPTQKGQKNRLLLIGQTHLGDILLATPAIRFAKLANPSLEIICIASSSSKGVLADNPYITGIEVIDLPWFDERHAGFIRSIQIFFSWVRLIKKVNAETGINLSSTSYHREHLAMWLAGIPNRVGFSHKGFDCLLTKEVPFIRGELIARQKLRMMKTCLGIESGSDSLIPDISIHPSEEGKADQTFKNLGLLPGKLIIGINPGAQHNYLWPEEHFIQLCRMIFEQWQANLIFFGTKNTEIMVERIRANLAFKTFSVVGRTSLKEFAAMLRKIDLLITIDTGARHIANAVGVKSIVFRHGADSVIEFGKYVETEEVLYYPVPCSPCGKIICPRGTLDCVTQITPEMVMKAVTMVLTGKELVRDDTK, from the coding sequence ATGGACCCTAATCTTTTTACTTTTAAGAATAATTTTTATGCCATTCGTATCCTTGACGGTCTGATCAAGGCATTTATATATCTGGCAAACAAACTTGGCCTAAATCCGACCCAAAAAGGTCAAAAGAACCGCCTTCTCCTGATAGGCCAAACACATCTGGGTGACATACTCCTGGCAACCCCCGCCATCAGATTCGCCAAGCTTGCCAACCCGTCTTTGGAAATAATCTGTATCGCATCATCATCCAGCAAAGGCGTTCTTGCGGATAACCCATATATCACGGGGATAGAGGTTATTGATCTTCCCTGGTTTGATGAAAGACATGCGGGTTTCATTCGCAGCATACAAATATTTTTCTCATGGGTGAGGTTGATAAAAAAAGTAAATGCGGAAACGGGGATCAATTTAAGTTCCACCTCTTATCACCGTGAGCATCTGGCTATGTGGCTGGCTGGCATCCCCAATCGTGTCGGATTTTCACATAAAGGTTTTGATTGCTTACTAACTAAAGAGGTCCCTTTTATCCGGGGCGAATTGATTGCCCGGCAGAAACTCCGCATGATGAAGACCTGCCTCGGGATAGAATCAGGCAGTGACTCGTTAATACCGGATATATCCATTCATCCTTCGGAAGAGGGAAAAGCAGACCAGACATTTAAAAATCTTGGCCTTTTACCTGGGAAACTGATTATTGGGATCAATCCTGGCGCCCAGCACAACTATCTTTGGCCTGAAGAACATTTTATTCAGCTCTGCAGGATGATCTTTGAGCAATGGCAGGCTAATCTTATTTTCTTTGGCACAAAGAACACGGAGATCATGGTAGAAAGAATTCGTGCCAACCTTGCTTTCAAAACATTCTCTGTGGTAGGGCGCACGTCTTTGAAAGAATTCGCTGCCATGCTGAGAAAGATTGATTTATTAATTACCATCGACACCGGGGCACGGCATATTGCCAATGCAGTAGGGGTAAAATCCATCGTTTTTCGACACGGCGCAGACTCCGTGATTGAATTTGGTAAATATGTCGAGACGGAGGAAGTTCTATATTATCCGGTACCTTGTTCACCCTGCGGTAAAATAATCTGCCCACGGGGAACGCTGGATTGCGTAACTCAAATAACGCCCGAAATGGTTATGAAGGCCGTTACAATGGTTCTTACGGGCAAGGAATTGGTTCGAGATGATACGAAGTAG